Within Lolium rigidum isolate FL_2022 chromosome 5, APGP_CSIRO_Lrig_0.1, whole genome shotgun sequence, the genomic segment GTCCCAGGAAATAATCAGCTAGAACATAATCATCGTGCAGGCCAAACATCTTTCCAACAACAAAAGGCTGCCGAACCGGTAGCACTGGAGCAGCCTCGCAGCTCCTATGCCTCTCACAGTTTGATCAGGACACTTAGCCACAAAAAAAGAAAATCCAATCAGAACAACTTGGCCCAGGTGGTTACCCTACGCCTCGCTACCTCCCTGAATCAAAGTGAAATTGAAGGTTGAAGTCTTAGGAATATACTTTGAATATATGGAAAGTTGAAGCCATATGAAATTACTTGTATGGGATTATATATAACTAATGAACAGAAAGTGATTATATGTCTTCTTTTTCGTACATGCCAATATGCCATGTTGGATTGAAGAGTTTCTTAGCAACAATCGGTCTAGAAAGCTGACTAAAAGATCATCCTTTGTTGGTTAAGAACTTTGTAGTTGAGTACCTACCTGATGAAAAGATTTACAGCCAGGTTTGGCTTGTTTATTATCTCTAGGAGTGTTATTATTGTTTAAAGAGAATATCTCCAATTTGGTCTATGAAGTTGCTCCGGATGTGCGCTTTGGTTACGAACTTGCAAATCGTGAATTGTATGTCAAGTAGTTGCCCCGCCCGAGCGTTTTGGTTATTCCGTCAAAGCCAATATTAGTTTGCTGACGTGGCCAATTACTTTTTTGCAAATTGCCCCCTAAAAGTCAAACCAAGGACTAGAAAGTTGGAAAAACAAAAATTTAGGTGGAAATTTGCAAAAAAGGGCCACCGTTAGCAAATTAACGGTCACCGGCGAGTGACCAAAATACTCGCACCGGGCAACTTCGTGACCCATAATTCACGATTTCCAAGTTCGTGACCAAAACGCACATCCGGAACAACTTCATAGATCAAATTGTGGTTTTTTCTAGTTTAAAAGTTACTACTTGCAATAGTTCTATCAGCTGAATGGTGCAGGACCATGTGTTACAAGTCATTGTTATATTTCTGACATCTGGATACTTTTCGTATCTACTCAAATTTCATCTATTACAATCCGCAAAGGATGAAGATCAGCTTGCTCCCCTACTGAGCTCCTCGCCGCTGGAGAAACGCTGCCACAAAACTGTTCACGAAAATTCTCTTCATGGAGGCAAGAAACTGTTACATTAATTTGAAAATGAATTAATTTTGAAATATTATTGTGTCATATTGCAGTGGATGAGCAGTATCTTGAACCATCGACCAAACTTTGAGGTGTCCATTCTGAAAGATGTTGAATTAGGTGAGACTCGTTCGTCCTGCCCGCTCCCCCCCCTCCCCCTcgtccctctccctccctcgctcGCCGCCACCAGAGGGAATCGTCGGGCAAAGTCCCAGGGGCGCCGGCGGCAGCAGGACCTCTTCTCCCCCTCGctaggcggtggcggcgcgggccggtgcAGTTGGCGGGGGCGCGGTGCTGGACGTGAGGGCGCGGTGGTGTGGTGGCTGCGTGTCTTTGGCATGCGCGCGGCGGTGCCTGCGCTCTTGGGTGCGGCGATGATGGCGGGCGACGCGTGCTGGCGCTCGATTTGGTTCGGGGAGGTGGCCTGGGGTGCTGTGTCGTAAGGGCTGGCGCGGCCCGGACGTTCGCTGGCGATGCTGCAACGACTTGGACAGGATCCTGGTGGGGAGTGGGCAGTGCGGCTGTCCGCCGCCTCGAGGTCGGGCCGATGCAGGGGCCCGGGCCCATGTTGAGCCCATACTCCTCTGCCCCAGATCTAGTGATGTCAGCAGCCATGGGGGCACCTGGTTGTCGATCTGGAAAGGGAACCCCTCCCGTAGCCTCGCCGGTATCCGGGGACCTCGCGGCGGAGTTCTCTCGTCTCCTCTCTCGTTCTTCGGTGCGCGCAGTTTGGTTTTGCCAGGGCGGCAGCCCTGGACGGTGGGAGCCTCGTTGGCTGGTGGGTGTGGTTTCCATGGCTATGTGGGCGGCGTGGTGCCGGTGAGCCGCGTGGTGTGTGGTACGATGGTTGTTGTGGCGACCACTGCTACCCTGCGCCGAAGGTAGAGTGTgcgccgggggaaaccctagccctTTGGGCCGTGGTGGCGGCGTCCGCCGATGGCgtacccttcttggaggcatcgttgtGGCAGCGCTCGGTCCCTCCACgtactccgggtgaaaacccaagatctccgGATCGGATGGTAGCGGCTTTTCTACGTCGTGATCTTCTTGAAGATGCCATCTTAGAGTTCTCACGCTGTGCGGCTCTCTGTTGTTTGGGTGGTCGAGGTCCACCTCTTCTGCCTACCCTCATCGGCAAAGCTTTCTTCGTGTTTTGCACCCGCGATGTTTCTCGCTTGGCTCTCCCTTGGTGTGGTTCGCCGGTTCGGGAGTTCTGTTGGACGATTCCTGGTGGCGGCCGTCCTCTGTTTGCATCTGCGAGTGTTGCGGTGGTTGTCGGCTTGCCCGTGCTAGTTTGGGCATCGGTCTGATAATGTATCCTGCCTTGCGTTTGCTCTTCCTCTTCGTAGTCTCTGTAATAGTCCCGTCGGTTGTTCGCGTTTCTGACTGTAGCTTCCTCGGGTGGCCTTTTTCTTCTTTGTATGTGTGCAGATCTACCTTGTTAGGTGGGTTCAACATCTTGTATTGTTGAgagcgttattaatttaacgttgGGCCGAGGGCTTTTTATCTAAAAATCATCACTATAATCCTCACTCGTGGAGTTCTTGGCTTCATCTCCTAATGGTTCTTGTATCACGTCGAGCAAGTCGTTTTTAATGAGGATATCCCTCAGGCGTTGGTACCATTCTGTGAAGTTGGACCCAACATTTTAAGTTCCTTATTACGCACAAAAAATTGAACAAAGATATTTGCAAAGAAATTAAGACTAAGTTCATAATATGTGAGTTCAGGTTATAATCAAATTATAAAAGAACTCCACCAAAACTATCATCCCTAAGAATGTTTTAGTGATTACACGACCCTCATTCACTACACCACCCCCGATCGTCAGGGCCGATGGCATAGTTCCAAAGGTGGACATCGAAATGTCGATCACATCACTCATGTGACTCATGCTTGATCTTTCGATCTATTGTGTTTCGAAAGCCGTATATGTACATGATAGGCTCGCCGAATTTACCTGAGTGTATTCGTTGTGCAAGGTGGCTTACACCCACCGTGTGCAAACGCAGATATGTATGACACCCGATCGTCACGGCCTGCCTCATAACGGAGAACTTTCTTGGTGGTGCACACTAAGGAAGAATGATAGTTGCATAATCCAGCATACTTCatgtttaaatctcatatttgtgaAGAAATGATAAACTATCTCTCTGTCTTTGTCATTAATGACTAATTACCATCGCGATGTGAAAATCTTCTCTTTAATTGTTTTCCTTTCAGGAATATACACTTACATTGAAATTTGGATGAAttaatgaaaaattacgagtttccAATACTCCCAAGTCAAAGGCCTCGCGAAGGAGACCTCCAGAAGGTTTAAGGAGGAGTGATATATACGGTCAGAGCCCGCCCATATTTCCGTCACCGCCTCGACCAAATCAACCCTAACAACTTCCGTGAAGGAACCCCTATATAATTTGATCCCCAGATGTTACAAGGGAGAGCCGCAATCGCCACCACCACATCACATATGGGGAGAAGATCCATCGCCGAGCCGCTACCATCACCATATCCACATCCATTTCCCCGCCTCCATAGCCATAGTCCATTTACTTTTAATCTCGATCTTCATGATTGGTAATATTTGTAAGACTATTTAATATTTATATTGAATCTATCTTTGCAATATTTATGATCTTTGATCTTgttatgagtgagtagtccatatAGGTTGCGAGCTTGGGTGAAGCCTAACAACATCTATGTGCATCTTTTAACATGTAAATATTTTGTCGAGTTCgaatatgatttttctcttgtttATCATCTCTTGTCTCGATCTAAAGACTTGCGAGGTACCCAAGTTTCAAGGATAAATCAAGGTAATGAGAGGGTATGATTGGTGCTTCAACCTCTAGATCAAAATCCAGTAACAGAAGTGTTAGTAGAATATAGGACCTAAGATCCTTCTGGGGTCACGATAACATCATGGATAAAGCTTTGTTCTATCTAATTACTTAATGACATCTTAAGACCATGGGCTGTAGAGATGTGGCAGTGGATCAAAAGTCTACAATATTTATCCTTATTTGAGCATGACTAATGTTGCtcttagagtatctccaccggcgcccccgatagcgatttgggggatgggagcgaaaatgggctctcACTGGCGCACCCCAAACGGTGCCGGccaattttcgagcccaatagaatcgccggcaaccccgtgctgaccacttcgccaagggcgcgaatcgggtgcgccagcgcctcgcgaggctgaaaattttgggtgcgggagccgcctgtcagccacaaatCCCAAAAATCGACGCCAGcagggagtggcgggaccgacgcgtcagcggctctttcaattttaacctaaccatcgcctacctcgcAACGGAAGTTATTGGGGCGCAACGGCGGtgtgcagtttccgcagacgcgcagcgaaccgtcccgtcgcgcacgccttgctctttttgccggcgttaatgagcttcaccgctccctcgcctccctccggcctataagaaGGGccacctctcatcgtccctctcacacacaaaccctagcgcccctctccccaaccctagccgtcaCCATCTGAAAATACAACGCCATGTttggtcgaggccgaggtcgcggccgtggccgcggcagagctccaTGCACGCCGTCGCtgcgacgtcgtcgtcttcatcgtcggacatggacgaggagggggccgtgctgttcgagtttgtCGTCGTCCTCAACggcgacccacacggcatccagaCGCCGCCAGACACCTTCGCGGActtcgtcgccgacgacgagcgcccgggctcactgcatctgcgggaggctgactGCGGCTGGTGCCGGTGGattgtggacgtgatctacgacgcgcgcgacaAGATGTGCCTCCACATCGCCTGGGAGAAGTTtgcgcgctaccaccacctcgaagccgtcttcgtgctcgtgttctcctactttggcgagagGGACATGAGGGTTAAGGTGTTCCACGAGACGCGCTACCGCCGCCactaccacgacgacagtgccgacgaggacgacgattgagtgttgtttcttcgcagcgaatatcggcacgcatgtttttggatgttcttcctcgaaagaaccaatagGGGCACCCtcgccagctggattttccagtttggggtgactgggtgtgctctcgagtgttctttcttggtagcgaacacacgaaacctgcgatgaccggcctagttaggtttagtttttttttttgcaatgttttatatttgtgtcaaccatggttcaaactatgtattagtttgtggaaaaccatgttctgaACTATATCTTCGTGTAAACCTCGTTCCctatatgtattagtttgtggaataaaatGCTTATTCTTCTTATTTGATTTTCTATGCATTTATTagtgattttaattcaaaacatctatcggggccgccggtttgggggcgccggtgtgaaaACAACTCTCCGAAATAGAGGATGTAATGCTGACATCATCCAAACGGAGGTGCCGGTGCCTCTGCCGGCGACGATTtaggggccgccggtggagatgctcttaatgttATCTTTATTCCATATGTCACATAAAATTATGTAAGACAGTGATAGATTTTACTTTGGAAGGAGTACACATAAAAAAAGAGTACACGTTGGAACACGCTCTCTCTGGGTACACAGACGCAGTGACGTCAGGACGTGGACCGACTAGCGCCTAGCCCAAACCCGACCGCACATCTCTTCCCCGAAACAGATCACCACCagtcgccggcgcgccgccgcctcctcctcaacTACTACCCGACGGAGGACACAccaaccctagggtttcccctcccgcaccgccgccgccgcatgcaGCCCTCCACCGATCGACGCCGCGGCaaccccgccgcctcctcctcccgtggCGTATGGCGCCCCCGATCCGCCGCCGCCCCtactgcctccgccgccgccgaccaccaTCCGATCCCAACATATGTCGCCCCCCAACATGACAACACCGCCCCCATACTGCCCCTCCCCAACCCGGGCTCCGACGCGCGTCCGAACCGCCGACGCCAGCGCCGCCCGAACCCCAAccccaaccccaacaacaaccTCCGCCAAACCCCGCCGCAGGAGAGGCCTCCGTCCAACCAcaccaacagcagcagcagccaccgcCGCACCCGGGGCGGACCTCCGCCCGTGAACACGAGTGCCCCTGCGCCGGCAGATGCCCCCGCCCCCGCTCCTCCAGCGGCGGTGCCGCAGCTGGTGCAGGAGATCCAGGACAAGCTGGCGCGGGGGACGGTGGAGTGCATGATCTGCTACGACATGGTGCGGCGGTCCGCCCCCGTCTGGTCCTGCGGGAGCTGCTTCTCCATCTTCCACCTCCCCTGCATCCGCAAGTGGGCGCGCGCCCCGGCCTCCGTCTCCGGCGCCTCCGACCCGTCCGCCGCCTGGCGCTGCCCCGGGTGCCAGTCCGTGCACGACGTCCCCGCGCGCGACATCGCCTACACCTGCTTCtgcggccgccgccgcgaccCCCCCAGCGACCACTTCCTCACCCCGCATTCCTGCGGCGAGCCCTGCTCCAAGCCCCTCGGGaccgctgccaaggccgcctcccCCGACGACGACGATGCCACCAGGTGCCCGCACGTCTGCGTCCTGCAGTGCCACCCTGGGCCATGCCCACCCTGCAAGGCGTTCGCGCCGGAGCGGCCGTGCCCATGCGGCAAACAGTCCATCGTGCGGCGGTGCGCGGACCGGAGCACTCCTGTTACATGTGGGCAGCAGTGCCAGCGGTTGCTCCCCTGCGGGAGGCACCGCTGCGAGAAGGTCTGCCACACCGGGCCTTGCGGGGACTGCCAGGTTAACTTCTCCGCGCAGTGCTTCTGTGGTAAGAAAACAGACACCTTGCTGTGCGGCGAGATGGCGGTGAAGGGGAAGCTGTCGGAGAAGGATGGGGTGTTCTCTTGCAGTGAGGTTTGCGGCAACGGTTTGGCGTGTGGCAATCATCGCTGCCAGGACGTTTGCCACCCGGGGCCGTGCGGGGAGTGCGAGCTTGTGCCAGGGAAGGTCACCACGTGCCATTGTGGCAAGTCGGGGCTGCAGGAGAAGAGGGCGAGCTGTTTGGACCCGATCCCCACCTGTGACAAGGTCTGCGACAAGAAGTTGCCGTGCGGGGTTCATAGGTGCAAGGTTACATGTCACGAGGGGAAGTGTCCACCATGCTTGGCGCGCGTCGAGCAGAGGTGCCGCTGTGGCTCATCAAGTAGGATGGTGGAGTGCTACATGCTGTCGATGGAAGAGTTCCGTTGCAACAAGCCTTGTGGCCGCAAGAAGAACTGCGGGAGGCACAGGTGCAGCGAGTGGTGTTGCCCAATGTCGAAGCCGTTTGctcagcatgaaggtgacaacctGGATCCCCATTTCTGCCAGATACCATGTGGCAAGAGGCTCCGTTGTGGGCAGCATGGCTGCCAGCATCTCTGCCACAGCGGTCACTGTGATCCTTGCCGTGAGACCATATTCAATGATCTCAGTTGTGCCTGTGGCAGGACATCTattccgccgccacagccttgcgGCACACCAACTCCATCATGCCCACACCAGTGCATGGTCCCTCAGCCTTGTGGGCATCCAGCTTCGCATCAATGCCATTTTGGGGACTGCCCACCTTGTGTTGTGCCAGTGATGAGAGAATGCACTGGGGGGCATGTGATGTTAAGGAACATCCCTTGTGGTTCAAAGGATATCAGATGCAACCAGCCCTGTGGAAAGAACCGTCAGTGTGGACTGCATGCTTGCGCCAGGACTTGCCATCCTTCGCCTTGTGATCCACCGCCTGCAAATGGAGATGCTAGTTCAAGCTCTGGCAGCAAAGTTTCATGTGGACAGTTATGTGGTGTACCAAGGAAGGAGTGCAAGCACACTTGCAATAGCCCATGCCACCCATCATCACCTTGCCCAGACGTGAGATGTGAAGTCCGTGTGTCTATCACATGTTCTTGTGGCCGTATCGCTTCAACTGTGCCCTGCAGTGCTGGTGGATCCTACAATGGTGATAATATGTTTGATATTTCCATCATACAGCAGCTGCCGATGCCTCTCCAACCAGTGGAATCAAATGGGAAGAGGGTACCTCTTGGGCAGAGGAAATTTTGCTGTGACGAGGAGTGTGCAAAAGTGGAGAGGAAAAGGGTCCTTGCTGATGCTTTTGATATTACACCGCCCAATCTGGATGCGTTGCATTTCGGTGAGAACTCAAATGCGTCGGAGTTGCTTTCTGATCTTTTCCGTCGTGAGCCAAAGTGGGTGCTGGCCATAGAAGAGAGGTGCAAATTTCTTGTGCTTGGGAAAACAAGAGGAAATTCCTCAAGCAACATCAAGGTCCATGTCTTCTGTCACATGACGAAGGATAAGAGGGATGCTGTCAGGCTCATTGCAGATAGGTGGAAGCTGTCTGTTCAGGCGGCTGGTTGGGAGCCCAAGCGTTTTGTTACCATTCATGTCACACCCAAGTCGAAGGCACCTGCTCGTGTTCTGGGCTCCAAGGCTGGTATCCCTGTCTCAGCTTCCCATCCTTACTTTGATCCCATTGTGGACATGGATCCGAGGCTTGTTATTGCAATGCTGGACCTGCCAAGGGAAGCTAACGTTAGCTCTCTAGTCCTGAGGTTTGGTGGGGAGTGTGAATTGGTTTGGCTGAATGACAAGAATGCCTTGGCGGTCTTCAGTGATCCAGCTAGAGCCGCGACAGCGCTGAGGCGGctagactatggatctgcttaccAGGGTGCTGCAATGTTTTGCCCAAGCAGCACCACTCAAGCTTCATCATCAGGCAATGTGTGGGTTGGAGCACAGAGGGACGGAGTATCGGCTGCAAAGACAAGTGCAAATCCATGGAAGAAGGCTGGTGCCTCTGAGTCTGACCCATCTGGAGACTGGACAGTGCTTGGTCATTCTCCAGGGACAAGTGTGCTTGGTCAAGCTCCAGGGTCAGTGTGGAGGCATGCTGACATTCCTGGTCAGGTCATGGGTACGAACAGATGGAATGCTCTGGAGTCTCCTTCTGCTACAAGCTCTGGGCCAAATGACAAGCGCAAGCCGCTTCCTCGCACTGATGCTGGATCCTCCAGCACTTCTGTTCCTCGCGTTGGTGCTGGGTCCAGTGCAGCACAGAGCGCTGGGCAAGCAGTGCCCAAGCTGCAGCCAGA encodes:
- the LOC124653808 gene encoding NF-X1-type zinc finger protein NFXL1-like, which encodes MQPSTDRRRGNPAASSSRGVWRPRSAAAPTASAAADHHPIPTYVAPQHDNTAPILPLPNPGSDARPNRRRQRRPNPNPNPNNNLRQTPPQERPPSNHTNSSSSHRRTRGGPPPVNTSAPAPADAPAPAPPAAVPQLVQEIQDKLARGTVECMICYDMVRRSAPVWSCGSCFSIFHLPCIRKWARAPASVSGASDPSAAWRCPGCQSVHDVPARDIAYTCFCGRRRDPPSDHFLTPHSCGEPCSKPLGTAAKAASPDDDDATRCPHVCVLQCHPGPCPPCKAFAPERPCPCGKQSIVRRCADRSTPVTCGQQCQRLLPCGRHRCEKVCHTGPCGDCQVNFSAQCFCGKKTDTLLCGEMAVKGKLSEKDGVFSCSEVCGNGLACGNHRCQDVCHPGPCGECELVPGKVTTCHCGKSGLQEKRASCLDPIPTCDKVCDKKLPCGVHRCKVTCHEGKCPPCLARVEQRCRCGSSSRMVECYMLSMEEFRCNKPCGRKKNCGRHRCSEWCCPMSKPFAQHEGDNLDPHFCQIPCGKRLRCGQHGCQHLCHSGHCDPCRETIFNDLSCACGRTSIPPPQPCGTPTPSCPHQCMVPQPCGHPASHQCHFGDCPPCVVPVMRECTGGHVMLRNIPCGSKDIRCNQPCGKNRQCGLHACARTCHPSPCDPPPANGDASSSSGSKVSCGQLCGVPRKECKHTCNSPCHPSSPCPDVRCEVRVSITCSCGRIASTVPCSAGGSYNGDNMFDISIIQQLPMPLQPVESNGKRVPLGQRKFCCDEECAKVERKRVLADAFDITPPNLDALHFGENSNASELLSDLFRREPKWVLAIEERCKFLVLGKTRGNSSSNIKVHVFCHMTKDKRDAVRLIADRWKLSVQAAGWEPKRFVTIHVTPKSKAPARVLGSKAGIPVSASHPYFDPIVDMDPRLVIAMLDLPREANVSSLVLRFGGECELVWLNDKNALAVFSDPARAATALRRLDYGSAYQGAAMFCPSSTTQASSSGNVWVGAQRDGVSAAKTSANPWKKAGASESDPSGDWTVLGHSPGTSVLGQAPGSVWRHADIPGQVMGTNRWNALESPSATSSGPNDKRKPLPRTDAGSSSTSVPRVGAGSSAAQSAGQAVPKLQPDFEVEDWEESCE